Proteins encoded by one window of Dioscorea cayenensis subsp. rotundata cultivar TDr96_F1 chromosome 6, TDr96_F1_v2_PseudoChromosome.rev07_lg8_w22 25.fasta, whole genome shotgun sequence:
- the LOC120263365 gene encoding protein trichome birefringence-like 14: MKSGNSHKGIKISVTIIALVSVALILLLWEKTPLISSLIPPETLDVISTETVELTPDTHLKEYKQLSPNGHQSTVNTLEHQPVAEAGHVLDVHSVNSSGLPTSLLEPRQDDKDLTKSPAQETGCNYAKGKWLADKKRPLYSGFQCKQWLSSMWACRLMQRKDFSYESFRWQPKDCDMPEFKGSEFLKRMQGKTIALVGDSLGRQQFQSLMCMVTGGKENSEVEDIGSEYGLVQEPGAKRPAGWAYRFPSTNTTILYYWSASLCELEPLNLTDPATNYAMHLDRPVPFLKHYLHKLDVVVLNTGHHWNRGKFNANRWVMYASGKPVKDRKLAMMMNAKNLTIYSVVKWLDSQILQYPHLKAFFRSISPRHFVNGEWNTGGSCDNTTPLTAGSEVLRDGSSDPGAEGAVKGTKVKLLDITALSELRNEGHISKYGSKANAGVQDCLHWCLPGIPDTWNEILSAQL, from the exons ATGAAGAGTGGGAACTCACATAAGGGCATTAAGATTTCTGTCACAATTATCGCTCTTGTGTCAGTGGCACTTATTTTGTTGCTATGGGAGAAGACACCTCTCATTTCTTCTCTCATCCCACCTGAGACTTTGGATGTCATTTCTACAG AAACTGTCGAGCTTACTCCTGATACCCACTTGAAAGAATACAAACAGCTATCTCCAAATGGACACCAGTCAACTGTAAACACACTTGAACACCAGCCTGTTGCTGAAGCAGGTCATGTTCTTGATGTTCATTCAGTGAATTCCTCAGGATTGCCGACAAGTTTATTGGAACCAAGACAAGATGATAAGGATTTGACAAAATCGCCTGCGCAGGAAACAG GGTGCAATTATGCAAAAGGAAAATGGCTTGCGGACAAGAAGAGACCGTTGTACTCAGGTTTTCAATGCAAACAGTGGCTTTCAAGCATGTGGGCTTGCAGATTGATGCAGCGGAAAGATTTCTCATATGAGAGTTTTCGCTGGCAACCAAAAGATTGCGATATGCCAGAGTTTAAAGGTTCTGAGTTTTTAAAAAG GATGCAGGGCAAAACCATCGCTCTTGTGGGGGACTCGTTGGGAAGACAGCAGTTCCAATCGTTGATGTGCATGGTCACTGGTGGCAAAGAAAACTCTGAAGTAGAAGACATTGGATCAGAATATGGTCTTGTTCAAGAGCCAGGTGCTAAACGACCGGCTGGCTGGGCTTATCGATTCCCTAGCACCAACACCACAATCTTATATTATTGGTCTGCAAGTCTCTGTGAGCTGGAACCTCTGAATCTAACTGATCCGGCAACCAATTACGCCATGCATCTTGATCGTCCTGTTCCCTTTTTAAAGCATTATCTTCATAAGCTCGATGTTGTAGTTCTCAACACTGGTCACCATTGGAATAGAGGCAAGTTCAATGCAAACCGGTGGGTGATGTATGCCAGCGGAAAACCAGTTAAAGATAGAAAGCTTGCAATGATGATGAATGCAAAAAATTTGACTATCTACAGCGTGGTAAAATGGCTGGATTCACAGATACTGCAATACCCACATTTGAAAGCCTTCTTCAGATCAATATCACCCAGGCACTTTGTGAATGGAGAATGGAATACTGGTGGCAGCTGTGACAATACAACTCCATTAACTGCTGGCAGTGAGGTTTTACGGGATGGTTCATCTGATCCTGGTGCAGAAGGTGCTGTTAAGGGCACCAAGGTTAAACTTTTGGACATTACAGCTTTATCGGAACTTCGAAATGAAGGGCATATATCGAAGTATGGTAGCAAGGCCAATGCAGGTGTACAAGACTGCCTACATTGGTGCCTTCCAGGTATTCCTGATACCTGGAATGAGATTCTTTCTGCACAACTGTAG
- the LOC120263364 gene encoding two-component response regulator ORR21-like isoform X1 — MMKPGMGSGGDQFPAGLRVLVVDDDVTCLRILEQMLHKCSYRVTICTRASKALSLLRERKDGFDGFDVVISDVYMPDMDGFKLLELVGLEMDLPVIMMSADGSTNAVMKGIKHGACDYLIKPVRMEELKNIWQHVVRKKWNENKELENLCSSEDPEHQRRVIDEAEYTSSVNDGTDSTLKSQKKKRDARDDDDGELDSEDPSSSKKPRVVWSVELHQQFVNAVNQLGIDKAVPKRILELMNVPGLTRENVASHLQKFRLYLKRLSGVTHPSSFCSTLEPNSNVGSLGRLEFPVLTAAGQIPPQTLAAFRAELMGRPSESLVMPPIDQSVFLQSSEGPKYIPFEHKVPVGQPIFKCQSNSSNQHPHPSISFEDTSPSFPAWPINQSDISGCASNLEAMSSVRNGNIMLQIPQQLPLPVQSKPQHAINVQPSCLVVPSQPMNNFQVGSIPIPVNSNSAGSQSGTLANYHAGKSSVRVSEAYNANISSMAVGYSHPLSQSNNAAVGMPQISDEDIKGAGMSNAYLMSRSISSSVSSASGHADSNDHWQVQNTLVNVGLSYKTPGFVPSLHKEVFETKIGTLPEQGVGRNHCFAGKGTCIPSRFVVDDIESSTNDMRHGGACTFDDAEIVKQEISLDFLDDFTSGNSVLSHFPQSGFAGVSSKNG; from the exons ATGATGAAGCCCGGGATGGGGAGTGGTGGTGATCAGTTCCCGGcggggttaagagttcttgtggTGGATGATGATGTTACTTGCCTGAGAATCCTTGAGCAGATGCTTCATAAATGCTCATATCGAG TCACAATTTGTACTCGGGCTTCGAAGGCTTTATCTCTTCTCAGGGAAAGGAAGGATGgttttgatggttttgatgtgGTGATTAGTGATGTTTATATGCCTGACATGGATGGATTTAAGCTACTTGAACTTGTTGGTCTTGAAATGGATCTTCCTGTTATAA TGATGTCTGCTGATGGGAGCACTAATGCAGTGATGAAAGGAATAAAACATGGGGCTTGTGATTATTTGATTAAACCTGTACGCATGGAAGAGTTAAAGAATATTTGGCAGCATGTTGTCAGGAAAAAATGGAATGAGAACAAGGAATTGGAAAATTTATGTAGCTCAGAAGATCCTGAGCACCAGAGACGAGTAATAGATGAAGCTGAATATACTTCATCAGTGAATGATGGAACTGATAGTACTCTGAAAtctcaaaagaagaaaagagatgctagagatgatgatgatggagaatTGGATAGTGAAGATCCATCCTCATCCAAAAAACCACGAGTAGTTTGGTCAGTGGAACTCCATCAACAATTTGTCAATGCTGTGAACCAACTTGGCATTGATA AGGCTGTTCCTAAGAGAATTCTTGAACTGATGAATGTCCCTGGTCTAACCAGGGAAAATGTTGCGAGCCATTTACAG AAGTTCAGATTGTATCTCAAGAGATTAAGCGGGGTGACTCACCCAAGTTCTTTCTGTTCAACCCTAGAACCAAATTCAAATGTAGGTTCATTAGGCAGACTTGAGTTTCCAGTGCTGACTGCTGCAGGGCAAATTCCTCCACAAACTCTGGCTGCTTTTCGTGCAGAGCTCATGGGCCGCCCTTCTGAGAGCTTAGTGATGCCTCCAATTGACCAATCCGTTTTTCTACAATCTTCAGAAGGACCAAAGTACATTCCTTTTGAACACAAAGTACCGGTTGGACAGCCTATATTTAAATGCCAATCTAACTCATCTAACCAGCACCCTCACCCCAGCATATCTTTTGAGGATACATCCCCTAGTTTTCCAGCTTGGCCTATTAATCAATCTGACATCTCAGGTTGTGCTAGCAATCTTGAAGCCATGAGCAGCGTCCGAAATGGTAATATTATGTTACAAATACCCCAGCAATTACCGCTTCCTGTGCAATCAAAACCTCAGCATGCAATTAATGTGCAACCTTCCTGTTTGGTTGTACCTTCACAGCCAATGAACAATTTCCAGGTTGGGAGCATTCCTATTCCTGTGAATTCAAACAGTGCAGGGTCCCAATCCGGAACATTGGCCAACTATCATGCAGGAAAAAGTTCTGTTCGTGTAAGCGAAGCTTATAACGCAAATATCAGCAGTATGGCTGTGGGGTATAGTCATCCTTTGTCGCAGTCAAATAATGCAGCAGTTGGTATGCCACAAATCTCCGATGAAGATATTAAGGGTGCCGGTATGTCAAATGCATACTTGATGTCAAGATCAATTTCATCCTCAGTGTCATCTGCTTCCGGTCACGCAGATAGTAATGATCATTGGCAGGTGCAAAACACACTTGTAAATGTTGGTCTCTCTTATAAAACGCCGGGGTTTGTGCCAAGTTTGCACAAGGAGGTGTTTGAGACCAAGATAGGAACCTTGCCTGAGCAGGGAGTGGGGAGGAATCACTGCTTTGCTGGTAAAGGTACTTGTATTCCCAGCCGGTTTGTGGTGGATGACATTGAGTCATCAACTAATGATATGAGACATGGTGGCGCTTGCACTTTTGATGATGCAGAAATTGTGAAGCAAGAGATTAGTTTGGATTTTCTGGATGATTTTACTTCTGGAAACTCTGTCTTGTCACATTTTCCTCAAAGTGGTTTCGCTGGTGTTTCTTCAAA GAATGGTTAG
- the LOC120263364 gene encoding two-component response regulator ORR21-like isoform X2, with the protein MMKPGMGSGGDQFPAGLRVLVVDDDVTCLRILEQMLHKCSYRVTICTRASKALSLLRERKDGFDGFDVVISDVYMPDMDGFKLLELVGLEMDLPVIMMSADGSTNAVMKGIKHGACDYLIKPVRMEELKNIWQHVVRKKWNENKELENLCSSEDPEHQRRVIDEAEYTSSVNDGTDSTLKSQKKKRDARDDDDGELDSEDPSSSKKPRVVWSVELHQQFVNAVNQLGIDKAVPKRILELMNVPGLTRENVASHLQKFRLYLKRLSGVTHPSSFCSTLEPNSNVGSLGRLEFPVLTAAGQIPPQTLAAFRAELMGRPSESLVMPPIDQSVFLQSSEGPKYIPFEHKVPVGQPIFKCQSNSSNQHPHPSISFEDTSPSFPAWPINQSDISGCASNLEAMSSVRNGNIMLQIPQQLPLPVQSKPQHAINVQPSCLVVPSQPMNNFQVGSIPIPVNSNSAGSQSGTLANYHAGKSSVRVSEAYNANISSMAVGYSHPLSQSNNAAVGMPQISDEDIKGAGMSNAYLMSRSISSSVSSASGHADSNDHWQVQNTLVNVGLSYKTPGFVPSLHKEVFETKIGTLPEQGVGRNHCFAGKGTCIPSRFVVDDIESSTNDMRHGGACTFDDAEIVKQEISLDFLDDFTSGNSVLSHFPQSGFAGVSSK; encoded by the exons ATGATGAAGCCCGGGATGGGGAGTGGTGGTGATCAGTTCCCGGcggggttaagagttcttgtggTGGATGATGATGTTACTTGCCTGAGAATCCTTGAGCAGATGCTTCATAAATGCTCATATCGAG TCACAATTTGTACTCGGGCTTCGAAGGCTTTATCTCTTCTCAGGGAAAGGAAGGATGgttttgatggttttgatgtgGTGATTAGTGATGTTTATATGCCTGACATGGATGGATTTAAGCTACTTGAACTTGTTGGTCTTGAAATGGATCTTCCTGTTATAA TGATGTCTGCTGATGGGAGCACTAATGCAGTGATGAAAGGAATAAAACATGGGGCTTGTGATTATTTGATTAAACCTGTACGCATGGAAGAGTTAAAGAATATTTGGCAGCATGTTGTCAGGAAAAAATGGAATGAGAACAAGGAATTGGAAAATTTATGTAGCTCAGAAGATCCTGAGCACCAGAGACGAGTAATAGATGAAGCTGAATATACTTCATCAGTGAATGATGGAACTGATAGTACTCTGAAAtctcaaaagaagaaaagagatgctagagatgatgatgatggagaatTGGATAGTGAAGATCCATCCTCATCCAAAAAACCACGAGTAGTTTGGTCAGTGGAACTCCATCAACAATTTGTCAATGCTGTGAACCAACTTGGCATTGATA AGGCTGTTCCTAAGAGAATTCTTGAACTGATGAATGTCCCTGGTCTAACCAGGGAAAATGTTGCGAGCCATTTACAG AAGTTCAGATTGTATCTCAAGAGATTAAGCGGGGTGACTCACCCAAGTTCTTTCTGTTCAACCCTAGAACCAAATTCAAATGTAGGTTCATTAGGCAGACTTGAGTTTCCAGTGCTGACTGCTGCAGGGCAAATTCCTCCACAAACTCTGGCTGCTTTTCGTGCAGAGCTCATGGGCCGCCCTTCTGAGAGCTTAGTGATGCCTCCAATTGACCAATCCGTTTTTCTACAATCTTCAGAAGGACCAAAGTACATTCCTTTTGAACACAAAGTACCGGTTGGACAGCCTATATTTAAATGCCAATCTAACTCATCTAACCAGCACCCTCACCCCAGCATATCTTTTGAGGATACATCCCCTAGTTTTCCAGCTTGGCCTATTAATCAATCTGACATCTCAGGTTGTGCTAGCAATCTTGAAGCCATGAGCAGCGTCCGAAATGGTAATATTATGTTACAAATACCCCAGCAATTACCGCTTCCTGTGCAATCAAAACCTCAGCATGCAATTAATGTGCAACCTTCCTGTTTGGTTGTACCTTCACAGCCAATGAACAATTTCCAGGTTGGGAGCATTCCTATTCCTGTGAATTCAAACAGTGCAGGGTCCCAATCCGGAACATTGGCCAACTATCATGCAGGAAAAAGTTCTGTTCGTGTAAGCGAAGCTTATAACGCAAATATCAGCAGTATGGCTGTGGGGTATAGTCATCCTTTGTCGCAGTCAAATAATGCAGCAGTTGGTATGCCACAAATCTCCGATGAAGATATTAAGGGTGCCGGTATGTCAAATGCATACTTGATGTCAAGATCAATTTCATCCTCAGTGTCATCTGCTTCCGGTCACGCAGATAGTAATGATCATTGGCAGGTGCAAAACACACTTGTAAATGTTGGTCTCTCTTATAAAACGCCGGGGTTTGTGCCAAGTTTGCACAAGGAGGTGTTTGAGACCAAGATAGGAACCTTGCCTGAGCAGGGAGTGGGGAGGAATCACTGCTTTGCTGGTAAAGGTACTTGTATTCCCAGCCGGTTTGTGGTGGATGACATTGAGTCATCAACTAATGATATGAGACATGGTGGCGCTTGCACTTTTGATGATGCAGAAATTGTGAAGCAAGAGATTAGTTTGGATTTTCTGGATGATTTTACTTCTGGAAACTCTGTCTTGTCACATTTTCCTCAAAGTGGTTTCGCTGGTGTTTCTTCAAAGTAG
- the LOC120263372 gene encoding adagio-like protein 3 — translation MDGEESVGKRLKCSSEEEEEDVELLLEEEEMGMKGMLYYPVSLSSFVVADALEPDYPIIYVNTVFEMSTGYRADEVLGRNCRFLQFRDPRAQRRHPLVDPMIVSEIHRSLEQGIEFQGELLNFRKDGTPLVNRLRLIPILGDDGIVTHIIGIQLFSEANIDVNRLSYPVFKQSSYQKSSNWDPCISISEKNHTSHQSNYCGILQLSDEVLAYNILSRLSPRDVASVGSVCIRMQQLTKNEHLRKMVCQNAWGREVIGNLELSTKRLGWGRLARELTTLEAAAWKKFTVGGRVEPSRCNFSACAVGNRLVLFGGEGINMQPMDDTFVLNLESANPEWHRVQVASSPPGRWGHTLSCLNGSWLVVFGGCGRQGLLNDVFVLDLDAKQPAWKEVAGATPPLPRSWHSSCTVDGTKLVVSGGCTDAGVLLSDTFLLDLTKEKPTWREIPSSSWTPPSRLGHTLSVYGKNKILMFGGLAKSGSLRLRSCDTYTIDLEEDEPQWRQLEAGEFIGESPPPRLDHVAVSLPCGKIIVFGGSIAGLHSPSQLFLFDPSDEKPTWRMLNVPGHPPKFAWGHSTCVVGGTRVLVLGGHTGEEWILNELHELCLASRPD, via the exons atggatgGAGAGGAGAGTGTGGGGAAGAGGCTGAAGTGCTCgtcggaggaggaggaggaggatgtggagttgttgttggaggaggaggagatggggATGAAGGGGATGTTGTATTATCCGGTGAGTTTATCTTCGTTTGTGGTTGCTGATGCGCTGGAGCCGGACTACCCAATCATCTATGTCAACACTGTCTTTGAGATGAGCACTGGTTACCGTGCTGATGAAGTTCTTGGCCGCAATTG TCGTTTCTTACAGTTTCGAGATCCGCGGGCACAGAGAAGGCACCCTTTGGTTGATCCTATGATTGTATCTGAAATCCATCGAAGTCTCGAACAAGGGATTGAATTCCAAGGTGAGCTACTGAACTTCAGAAAAGACGGAACACCCTTGGTGAACAGATTAAGGCTCATACCGATACTTGGCGATGATGGTATTGTGACACACATCATTGGCATTCAGCTTTTCTCAGAAGCAAATATTGATGTGAACCGATTATCGTACCCGGTGTTCAAGCAAAGTTCATATCAGAAATCAAGTAATTGGGATCCTTGTATTTCAATTTCAGAGAAGAACCATACCAGTCACCAATCAAATTATTGTGGTATCCTACAGCTCTCTGATGAAGTTCTAGCATATAACATATTATCACGGTTGAGCCCTCGAGATGTGGCGTCAGTAGGATCAGTCTGCATTAGAATGCAGCAGCTAACGAAGAACGAACATTTGCGGAAGATGGTTTGCCAGAATGCATGGGGCAGAGAAGTTATTGGTAATTTAGAGCTCAGTACGAAGAGACTTGGATGGGGTCGGCTCGCCAGAGAACTAACTACACTGGAAGCGGCAGCTTGGAAGAAGTTTACTGTAGGAGGTCGAGTAGAGCCATCTCGATGCAACTTCAGTGCGTGCGCTGTAGGAAACAGATTGGTTCTTTTCGGAGGCGAAGGCATAAATATGCAGCCAATGGATGACACATTTGTTCTTAATTTAGAGTCAGCAAATCCAGAGTGGCACCGAGTGCAAGTGGCTTCGTCTCCGCCTGGGCGATGGGGCCACACGCTGTCCTGTCTCAACGGATCTTGGCTGGTTGTGTTCGGGGGATGCGGTCGGCAAGGCTTGCTCAATGATGTCTTTGTTTTAGACCTCGATGCTAAACAACCTGCATGGAAGGAAGTAGCAGGTGCAACTCCTCCCTTACCAAGATCTTGGCATAGTTCTTGCACAGTAGATGGCACAAAACTTGTAGTATCGGGCGGCTGCACAGATGCTGGTGTTCTTCTTAGTGATACATTCTTGCTAGACCTCACAAAGGAAAAGCCGACATGGCGAGAGATACCATCGTCATCGTGGACACCGCCATCTAGATTAGGACACACTTTATCAGTCTATGGAAAGAACAAGATCTTGATGTTCGGAGGATTGGCGAAAAGTGGGTCATTGAGATTAAGGTCCTGTGACACATACACTATTGATTTGGAGGAGGATGAACCTCAATGGAGGCAATTAGAGGCAGGTGAATTCATCGGTGAGAGCCCTCCGCCGAGATTAGACCATGTTGCAGTGAGCTTACCTTGTGGGAAGATCATCGTCTTTGGTGGATCAATCGCTGGTCTTCATTCTCCATCACAACTCTTCCTGTTTGATCCATCGGACGAAAAACCGACTTGGAGAATGCTAAATGTTCCGGGACATCCTCCCAAATTTGCATGGGGACACAGTACTTGCGTCGTCGGAGGGACCCGGGTTCTCGTTCTCGGCGGTCATACCGGGGAAGAGTGGATCTTGAATGAGCTTCATGAACTTTGCTTGGCAAGCAGACCAGATTGA
- the LOC120263371 gene encoding dynamin-related protein 1C isoform X2 has product MATMESLIGLVNRIQRACTVLGDHGGEGSSLWEALPSVAVVGGQSSGKSSVLESIVGRDFLPRGSGIVTRRPLVLQLHKLDRGQAEYAEFLHAPRKKFADFASVRREISDETDRITGKSKQISNVPIHLSIYSPHVVNLTLIDLPGMTKVAVEGQPDSIVEDIDNMVRSYVEKPNCIILAISPANQDIATSDAIKLAREVDPSGERTFGVLTKLDLMDKGTNALDVLEGRAYRLQHPWVGIVNRSQADINKNVDMIDARRKEQEYFATSPDYGHLAHKMGSEYLAKLLSQHLESVIRSRIPSIIALINKTISELEAELDRLGRPIGVDAGAQLYTILEMCRAFDRVFKEHLDGGRPGGDRIYGVFDNQLPAALKKLPFDKHLSLQNVRRVVSEADGYQPHLIAPEQGYRRLIDGSLGFFKGPAEASVDAVHFVLKELVRKSITETEELKRFPTLQADIAAAANEALERFRDDSRKTVLRLVEMESSYLTVEFFRKLPLEPEKGTNNPTPTTDRYADGHLRRIGSNVSAYVGMVCETLRLTIPKAIVYCQVREAKRSLLNYFYSQVGQREKQLGAMLDEDPTLMDKRNGIAKRLELYKSARDEIDSVAWK; this is encoded by the exons ATGGCGACGATGGAGAGCTTGATAGGCCTCGTCAATCGAATCCAGAGGGCATGCACCGTCCTCGGAGACCATGGCGGCGAGGGATCCTCCCTTTGGGAAGCCCTTCCCTCTGTCGCCGTCGTCGGAGGCCAG AGCTCCGGGAAGTCGTCGGTGCTGGAGAGCATCGTTGGCAGGGATTTCCTCCCTCGCGGTTCTG GAATTGTGACGAGGAGGCCATTGGTGCTCCAGCTGCATAAGCTGGACCGTGGGCAAGCAGAGTATGCAGAGTTTCTTCATGCGCCCAGGAAGAAATTCGCTGACTTTG CTTCTGTCAGAAGAGAGATTTCGGATGAAACTGATCGCATAACTGGGAAATCAAAACAGATATCCAATGTTCCAATTCACTTGAGCATTTACTCTCCACACG TTGTAAACTTAACACTCATCGATCTTCCGGGAATGACAAAGGTTGCAGTAG AGGGACAACCTGACAGCATTGTTGAAGATATTGATAATATGGTGCGGTCGTATGTTGAAAAG CCCAATTGTATCATACTGGCAATTTCTCCCGCGAATCAAGATATCGCTACTTCAGATGCTATAAAGTTAGCGAGAGAAGTTGATCCTTCAG GTGAGAGAACATTTGGAGTTCTAACAAAGCTGGATTTGATGGACAAGGGTACCAATGCTCTCGAC GTACTTGAAGGAAGAGCTTATCGATTACAACATCCTTGGGTTGGAATCGTCAATCGCTCACAAGCCGATATAAACAAGAATGTCGACATGATAGATGCTCGACGTAAAGAGCAGGAGTACTTTGCAACTAGCCCTGATTATGGACATTTGGCACACAAAATGGGTTCTGAATACTTGGCTAAGCTTCTATCTCAG CATTTGGAGAGTGTGATCAGATCACGCATACCAAGCATTATTGCtttgattaataaaacaattagTGAACTTGAGGCGGAGCTGGATCGATTGGGAAGACCCATTGGAGTTGATGCAGGG GCACAACTTTACACAATACTTGAGATGTGTCGTGCATTTGATCGTGTATTTAAAGAACACTTGGATGGGGG GCGACCAGGTGGAGACCGCATATATGGTGTATTTGACAATCAACTTCCGGCTGCTTTGAAAAAGCTCCCCTTTGATAAGCATCTCTCCTTACAAAATGTCCGGAGAGTTGTTTCTGAAGCAGACGGTTATCAGCCGCATCTGATCGCACCCGAACAAGGATATAGAAGGCTTATAGATGGTTCCCTAGGCTTTTTCAAAGGACCTGCTGAAGCCTCGGTTGATGCA GTGCACTTTGTCTTGAAGGAACTCGTTCGGAAGTCTATCACCGAAACTGAG GAATTAAAGCGGTTTCCGACTCTTCAAGCTGACATAGCAGCTGCAGCAAATGAAGCCTTGGAAAGATTCCGCGATGATAGCCGGAAAACAGTTCTTCGGTTAGTGGAAATGGAATCTAGTTATCTCACAGTTGAATTCTTCCGAAAACTTCCTCTTGAACCTGAGAAAGGAACAAACAACCCAACTCCCACCACAGACAGATATGCTGATGGCCACCTCAGGAGAATAG GTTCAAATGTATCGGCTTATGTCGGTATGGTATGCGAGACATTGAGGCTCACCATTCCAAAGGCCATTGTTTACTGTCAAGTTAGAGAAGCCAAAAGATCATTGCTTAATTATTTCTACAGCCAAGTTGGTCAACGAGAG AAGCAACTTGGCGCTATGTTGGACGAAGATCCTACTTTAATGGACAAAAGGAATGGCATAGCTAAGCGTTTAGAATTGTACAAATCTGCTAGAGATGAAATCGACTCCGTTGCATGGAAGTGA
- the LOC120263371 gene encoding dynamin-related protein 1C isoform X1 → MATMESLIGLVNRIQRACTVLGDHGGEGSSLWEALPSVAVVGGQSSGKSSVLESIVGRDFLPRGSGIVTRRPLVLQLHKLDRGQAEYAEFLHAPRKKFADFASVRREISDETDRITGKSKQISNVPIHLSIYSPHVVNLTLIDLPGMTKVAVEGQPDSIVEDIDNMVRSYVEKPNCIILAISPANQDIATSDAIKLAREVDPSGERTFGVLTKLDLMDKGTNALDVLEGRAYRLQHPWVGIVNRSQADINKNVDMIDARRKEQEYFATSPDYGHLAHKMGSEYLAKLLSQHLESVIRSRIPSIIALINKTISELEAELDRLGRPIGVDAGAQLYTILEMCRAFDRVFKEHLDGGRPGGDRIYGVFDNQLPAALKKLPFDKHLSLQNVRRVVSEADGYQPHLIAPEQGYRRLIDGSLGFFKGPAEASVDAVHFVLKELVRKSITETEELKRFPTLQADIAAAANEALERFRDDSRKTVLRLVEMESSYLTVEFFRKLPLEPEKGTNNPTPTTDRYADGHLRRIGSNVSAYVGMVCETLRLTIPKAIVYCQVREAKRSLLNYFYSQVGQREKKQLGAMLDEDPTLMDKRNGIAKRLELYKSARDEIDSVAWK, encoded by the exons ATGGCGACGATGGAGAGCTTGATAGGCCTCGTCAATCGAATCCAGAGGGCATGCACCGTCCTCGGAGACCATGGCGGCGAGGGATCCTCCCTTTGGGAAGCCCTTCCCTCTGTCGCCGTCGTCGGAGGCCAG AGCTCCGGGAAGTCGTCGGTGCTGGAGAGCATCGTTGGCAGGGATTTCCTCCCTCGCGGTTCTG GAATTGTGACGAGGAGGCCATTGGTGCTCCAGCTGCATAAGCTGGACCGTGGGCAAGCAGAGTATGCAGAGTTTCTTCATGCGCCCAGGAAGAAATTCGCTGACTTTG CTTCTGTCAGAAGAGAGATTTCGGATGAAACTGATCGCATAACTGGGAAATCAAAACAGATATCCAATGTTCCAATTCACTTGAGCATTTACTCTCCACACG TTGTAAACTTAACACTCATCGATCTTCCGGGAATGACAAAGGTTGCAGTAG AGGGACAACCTGACAGCATTGTTGAAGATATTGATAATATGGTGCGGTCGTATGTTGAAAAG CCCAATTGTATCATACTGGCAATTTCTCCCGCGAATCAAGATATCGCTACTTCAGATGCTATAAAGTTAGCGAGAGAAGTTGATCCTTCAG GTGAGAGAACATTTGGAGTTCTAACAAAGCTGGATTTGATGGACAAGGGTACCAATGCTCTCGAC GTACTTGAAGGAAGAGCTTATCGATTACAACATCCTTGGGTTGGAATCGTCAATCGCTCACAAGCCGATATAAACAAGAATGTCGACATGATAGATGCTCGACGTAAAGAGCAGGAGTACTTTGCAACTAGCCCTGATTATGGACATTTGGCACACAAAATGGGTTCTGAATACTTGGCTAAGCTTCTATCTCAG CATTTGGAGAGTGTGATCAGATCACGCATACCAAGCATTATTGCtttgattaataaaacaattagTGAACTTGAGGCGGAGCTGGATCGATTGGGAAGACCCATTGGAGTTGATGCAGGG GCACAACTTTACACAATACTTGAGATGTGTCGTGCATTTGATCGTGTATTTAAAGAACACTTGGATGGGGG GCGACCAGGTGGAGACCGCATATATGGTGTATTTGACAATCAACTTCCGGCTGCTTTGAAAAAGCTCCCCTTTGATAAGCATCTCTCCTTACAAAATGTCCGGAGAGTTGTTTCTGAAGCAGACGGTTATCAGCCGCATCTGATCGCACCCGAACAAGGATATAGAAGGCTTATAGATGGTTCCCTAGGCTTTTTCAAAGGACCTGCTGAAGCCTCGGTTGATGCA GTGCACTTTGTCTTGAAGGAACTCGTTCGGAAGTCTATCACCGAAACTGAG GAATTAAAGCGGTTTCCGACTCTTCAAGCTGACATAGCAGCTGCAGCAAATGAAGCCTTGGAAAGATTCCGCGATGATAGCCGGAAAACAGTTCTTCGGTTAGTGGAAATGGAATCTAGTTATCTCACAGTTGAATTCTTCCGAAAACTTCCTCTTGAACCTGAGAAAGGAACAAACAACCCAACTCCCACCACAGACAGATATGCTGATGGCCACCTCAGGAGAATAG GTTCAAATGTATCGGCTTATGTCGGTATGGTATGCGAGACATTGAGGCTCACCATTCCAAAGGCCATTGTTTACTGTCAAGTTAGAGAAGCCAAAAGATCATTGCTTAATTATTTCTACAGCCAAGTTGGTCAACGAGAG AAGAAGCAACTTGGCGCTATGTTGGACGAAGATCCTACTTTAATGGACAAAAGGAATGGCATAGCTAAGCGTTTAGAATTGTACAAATCTGCTAGAGATGAAATCGACTCCGTTGCATGGAAGTGA